The DNA sequence CCAGAATTTTCCAATGAAAGCACAGCTGTTGCAATATTCTTGGCTTGAAATTGTCCTATTAGACGCGTCTCTATGTTATATTCTTCGTTTGTTGTTATGAGAGTGAAGCTTGTCCCGTTGAGGTTGCTTTCTAGATCTGTTATCTTGCTATTTGTTTCCACTGAAATATATTTAGAATCCTTTAGATCGCATATTCTTTTGAGGACCTTTACGGCTTCAGGTTTTGTTTCTAGAACTACCGTGGGTTTCCTCTTCTTTATTATGCCCCCCTTTTCCATGGCGATCGAATCTATTGAGCAACCAAGTCGGTCAAAATGTTCGTACCCGATCTGGGTAATAACGGATACTTCCGGCATTACTATGTTCGTCGAATCAAGTCGGCCACCCAGTCCCACCTCAACCGCAGCATATTCTACGTTTTTCCTTGCAAATAGATCGAAGGCCATTAGGGTCGTCGTTTCGAAAAAAGTGGGGCGCATTTTTTTTGCGGCCATTGCATCTATGAAATTCCTATTCTTGGAGACAAAGTAATTGATCTCATCATCCGTTATCATCTCGTTATTCACAACAATCCGTTCGTTAAACTTTAGCAGATGCGGCGAGGTATACAGTCCCGCTGAGTATTTCTGATGAAGTGTATTGTATACGAAGGCTGAAACTGATCCTTTGCCGTTTGTTCCTGCTATATGTATCGACTTGAATTTTTTCTCTGGGTATTCTAAATAGTTCGAAAATTCTCGTGTAACAGCTAAGCCAAGCTTGATACCATCACGGGTTAGACCATACAAATAGGACAGGTTATCGTCGGACACGATGGGGATATAGTGATGTGAATCATATACTTAACTTCAAAAATAAGAAGACAAATGTAACATGCAAATTACTTAAACACATTTAGTATTCAAGATACGGATATATTATGGACACTAAGCAACTTTATTTGGACAACCAATATCTCAAGGAAGCCGATGGAACTGCACTTTGGTTTGAATTCACAGATTTAATTTTGGATCAGACGATATTTTATCCAACCATGGATGGCCAGCCCAATGACAAGGGAAAGGTTCTGATCGATAACAAAGAATATCTTATAGTAGATACTTGGCAGGATGGTTCGAGTATACACCTGATGTCTCTTGACACGTTCCCTGCGGACACAAAAGGAAAGAAAGTGCATCAGATTATAGACTGGGATATACGCTATCTTCACATGAGATTCCGTACTGCTCTGAAGGTTCTCACAGCGTTAACGTACTCTATGCTTAAAGGTACGACAAGGATAAATCAGACCTACGATACTGAAGCATGGTTCGACATCGAAGTTGAAACTTTGACTCAACAGGATGTAGAATCGCTTATTGCAGAGGCTAACAAGATAATGCAATCCGGAAAAGATGTAACATTCTCTTATGTAGAACGGGCGGATTTTCTAAAAGACCTAGATATGATGAAGATATGTAAAGAAAAGGTACCCGACGGAGATAAAATGAGAGTTATGCACATAGAAGGCCTCCCTTCGCAGATGGAATTCGGAACAAACGTTTCAAACACAGAGGAAGTTGGTACCATCAATTACAAGACCACACTTACCAAAGGTGTTCTTAACAAGAGGATTAATATTACATTAAGTCCTTAACATTTAAAGTATTATGGACGCCGAACAAGACCCAAAAAAAGTACCGAGGACATTTGACACGGTTTTAGAAATCTTCAGTCTCGTTTTGATCGGCATAGCAATAATCTCTTTTTTCTACCTTTTGCCCTCAACAATTAGTGATTTTCAAATTATTAGGAGTATTCCAACATATCTGTACCTGATCTTTAGTTTTACACTTTCCTCAAGTATTTTCCTCTTGATTATCACAGCTGTCGCACTTACCTCTGCTATAGCAATTGTGACATTTGTTGTGAAACTCAAAATGTTCTCGAAAGGTTTCACCGGTAGAAATTCCGCCATATATTTCCGTTATTTCTCTTTATACGTTCTTGTCCAGCTTATATTTTCGGCCTTTATTGATTATCTTATCCCTTCACTTGGTAAAGAGTTTCCATATAATATGTCATTTCCTGCTCAGAACTATTTTATATCCTCCTCTGTCCTCCTTTCTACCTTCCTTTTGGACTTTGTTCCCGTAGTTATTGCTCTCTGCGTTTATCTCATAATTATTGGAAAATTTAGCCTCAACAATCTA is a window from the Thermoplasmatales archaeon genome containing:
- a CDS encoding bifunctional folylpolyglutamate synthase/dihydrofolate synthase, with product MSDDNLSYLYGLTRDGIKLGLAVTREFSNYLEYPEKKFKSIHIAGTNGKGSVSAFVYNTLHQKYSAGLYTSPHLLKFNERIVVNNEMITDDEINYFVSKNRNFIDAMAAKKMRPTFFETTTLMAFDLFARKNVEYAAVEVGLGGRLDSTNIVMPEVSVITQIGYEHFDRLGCSIDSIAMEKGGIIKKRKPTVVLETKPEAVKVLKRICDLKDSKYISVETNSKITDLESNLNGTSFTLITTNEEYNIETRLIGQFQAKNIATAVLSLENSGADGLKKTDIERGILSTKWPGRMNIIRRNPMVMVDAAHNPPAADALQIALSKLTPLKPLLVVGMLSDKDQYSYLRALRRLSDRIIFTTPNEPLRSLPAQTLSNISNGIFEHSEVIPDPMEAYRRACEISDFVLVTGSIYLISDIIEYENKGKIEFLQKA
- a CDS encoding alanyl-tRNA editing protein, which translates into the protein MDTKQLYLDNQYLKEADGTALWFEFTDLILDQTIFYPTMDGQPNDKGKVLIDNKEYLIVDTWQDGSSIHLMSLDTFPADTKGKKVHQIIDWDIRYLHMRFRTALKVLTALTYSMLKGTTRINQTYDTEAWFDIEVETLTQQDVESLIAEANKIMQSGKDVTFSYVERADFLKDLDMMKICKEKVPDGDKMRVMHIEGLPSQMEFGTNVSNTEEVGTINYKTTLTKGVLNKRINITLSP